In Quercus robur chromosome 10, dhQueRobu3.1, whole genome shotgun sequence, a genomic segment contains:
- the LOC126701550 gene encoding TORTIFOLIA1-like protein 3 isoform X1, which translates to MAHNLKHRVFTCLTKLSDRDTQSIATSELESIARTLEPNQFQTFLSCIHSTDTSDKSPVRKQCVNLLAVLSETHGNTLSPYLTKMLSSITRRLRDPDSSVRSACVNSVAALSSQITKPPFSSFLKPLSDALFTEPDLPAQIGAALCLASAIDAAPDPDPARLARMLPRFEKLLKCESFKAKSALLALIGSVVGTGAASFGGVVKNLVPCLVEFLSSEDWAARKAAAEALLSLAVVQRETLPEYKANCLKVFETRRYDKVKAVREVMNEMIEAWKQIPDVSDELSPPPPSASSSKENGGDGCYLSGSKNSRGAAFETPQFRKRPVVTSRLTPADSSSATTARKRSPLKSNDKKPNSALFRKLGNKKPSDWKVEIAVSNASGAFEVDCKERNENIPEGRSFEKNKLTKPETKRALFSKNVDGYKNGSRVAPCQEESPASTVVVSNNVTEDLRKNHKESEDLSLIRNQLVQIENQQSSLLDLLQRFIGSSQNGMRSLETRVHGLELALDEISYDLALSTGRMTNADSLRMKCCLLPGADFLSSKFWRKTEGRYSSSRFSASSATPSVPVKRYRADLNGNAETVSSENRRIRLQGGGGFIVNPLAEIQSDSRGISEVAHR; encoded by the exons ATGGCTCACAATCTCAAGCACCGGGTTTTCACGTGCCTTACCAAGCTCTCCGACCGTGATACTCAGTCTATAGCGACGTCTGAACTTGAATCCATTGCTCGGACTCTTGAACCGAACCAGTTCCAAACTTTTCTCTCCTGCATTCACTCCACCGACACTTCCGACAAGTCTCCCGTACGGAAACAATGCGTTAACCTCTTGGCGGTTCTCTCGGAGACTCACGGGAACACTCTCTCGCCGTACCTGACCAAAATGCTCTCCTCCATAACCCGGCGGCTCCGCGACCCGGACTCCTCGGTCCGATCCGCCTGCGTCAACTCCGTCGCCGCGCTCTCCTCGCAAATCACGAAGCCGCCGTTCAGCTCGTTTCTGAAGCCTCTCTCCGACGCGCTCTTCACGGAGCCGGACTTGCCCGCGCAGATCGGAGCGGCGCTGTGCTTGGCTTCGGCGATCGACGCCGCTCCGGACCCGGACCCGGCCAGGCTGGCGAGGATGTTGCCGAGGTTTGAGAAGTTGCTGAAATGCGAGAGCTTCAAGGCAAAGTCGGCGCTTCTAGCGCTGATTGGGAGCGTGGTTGGTACCGGTGCGGCGTCGTTTGGAGGAGTGGTGAAAAACTTAGTGCCTTGCTTGGTCGAGTTCTTGAGTAGCGAGGATTGGGCGGCGAGAAAGGCGGCTGCGGAGGCGCTACTTAGTTTGGCGGTGGTTCAGAGAGAGACGCTGCCGGAGTATAAGGCTAACTGCTTGAAAGTGTTCGAAACTCGTCGATACGATAAG GTTAAGGCAGTTAGAGAGGTTATGAATGAAATGATAGAGGCATGGAAGCAAATTCCTGATGTTTCGGATGAGCTATCACCGCCACCACCATCAGCTTCTTCTTCCAAAG AGAATGGAGGTGATGGATGTTACCTGTCTGGGTCCAAAAATTCTCGTGGTGCTGCTTTCGAAACTCCTCAATTTAGGAAGAGACCCGTTGTAACTAGCCGGTTGACTCCAGCTGATAGTTCATCTGCCACCACTGCTAGGAAGAGAAGTCCTTTGAAGAGCAATGACAAGAAACCAAATTCAGCATTGTTCCGGAAGCTAGGCAACAAGAAACCTTCAGACTGGAAAGTTGAGATTGCAGTATCTAATGCTTCTGGAGCTTTTGAGGTTGATTGTAAGGAGAGAAATGAGAATATCCCTGAGGGAAGgagttttgagaaaaataagtTAACAAAGCCTGAAACAAAGCGGGCACTTTTCAGTAAGAATGTTGATGGGTACAAGAATGGATCTCGTGTGGCTCCATGTCAAGAGGAGAGCCCAGCATCTACTGTTGTTGTCAGCAATAATGTTACTGAGGATTTACGTAAGAACCACAAAGAGAGTGAGGATTTATCTTTGATCCGTAACCAACTTGTTCAGATCGAAAATCAGCAATCCAGTCTACTAGATCTCCTGCAG AGATTCATTGGGAGCTCACAAAATGGAATGCGCTCTTTGGAGACACGGGTGCATGGCCTAGAGTTAGCACTGGATGAGATCTCATATGATCTAGCTTTATCAACTGGGAGGATGACTAATGCTGATTCCCTCAGAATGAAATGTTGCCTGCTGCCTGGTGCAGATTTTTTGAGCTCCAAGTTCTGGAGGAAGACAGAAGGCCGGTATTCATCCTCAAGGTTTTCTGCTTCCAGTGCCACCCCTTCTGTGCCTGTTAAGCGCTACAGAGCTGATTTGAATGGAAATGCTGAAACCGTGAGTTCAGAGAACCGTAGAATTCGGCTGCAGGGTGGTGGTGGGTTCATTGTGAATCCACTGGCAGAGATTCAGAGTGATTCAAGGGGTATTTCAGAGGTGGCACATCGCTAA
- the LOC126701550 gene encoding TORTIFOLIA1-like protein 3 isoform X2: MAHNLKHRVFTCLTKLSDRDTQSIATSELESIARTLEPNQFQTFLSCIHSTDTSDKSPVRKQCVNLLAVLSETHGNTLSPYLTKMLSSITRRLRDPDSSVRSACVNSVAALSSQITKPPFSSFLKPLSDALFTEPDLPAQIGAALCLASAIDAAPDPDPARLARMLPRFEKLLKCESFKAKSALLALIGSVVGTGAASFGGVVKNLVPCLVEFLSSEDWAARKAAAEALLSLAVVQRETLPEYKANCLKVFETRRYDKVKAVREVMNEMIEAWKQIPDVSDELSPPPPSASSSKENGGDGCYLSGSKNSRGAAFETPQFRKRPVVTSRLTPADSSSATTARKRSPLKSNDKKPNSALFRKLGNKKPSDWKVEIAVSNASGAFEVDCKERNENIPEGRSFEKNKLTKPETKRALFSKNVDGYKNGSRVAPCQEESPASTVVVSNNVTEDLRKNHKESEDLSLIRNQLVQIENQQSSLLDLLQMCVHVHLTLLHTIEGLKL; encoded by the exons ATGGCTCACAATCTCAAGCACCGGGTTTTCACGTGCCTTACCAAGCTCTCCGACCGTGATACTCAGTCTATAGCGACGTCTGAACTTGAATCCATTGCTCGGACTCTTGAACCGAACCAGTTCCAAACTTTTCTCTCCTGCATTCACTCCACCGACACTTCCGACAAGTCTCCCGTACGGAAACAATGCGTTAACCTCTTGGCGGTTCTCTCGGAGACTCACGGGAACACTCTCTCGCCGTACCTGACCAAAATGCTCTCCTCCATAACCCGGCGGCTCCGCGACCCGGACTCCTCGGTCCGATCCGCCTGCGTCAACTCCGTCGCCGCGCTCTCCTCGCAAATCACGAAGCCGCCGTTCAGCTCGTTTCTGAAGCCTCTCTCCGACGCGCTCTTCACGGAGCCGGACTTGCCCGCGCAGATCGGAGCGGCGCTGTGCTTGGCTTCGGCGATCGACGCCGCTCCGGACCCGGACCCGGCCAGGCTGGCGAGGATGTTGCCGAGGTTTGAGAAGTTGCTGAAATGCGAGAGCTTCAAGGCAAAGTCGGCGCTTCTAGCGCTGATTGGGAGCGTGGTTGGTACCGGTGCGGCGTCGTTTGGAGGAGTGGTGAAAAACTTAGTGCCTTGCTTGGTCGAGTTCTTGAGTAGCGAGGATTGGGCGGCGAGAAAGGCGGCTGCGGAGGCGCTACTTAGTTTGGCGGTGGTTCAGAGAGAGACGCTGCCGGAGTATAAGGCTAACTGCTTGAAAGTGTTCGAAACTCGTCGATACGATAAG GTTAAGGCAGTTAGAGAGGTTATGAATGAAATGATAGAGGCATGGAAGCAAATTCCTGATGTTTCGGATGAGCTATCACCGCCACCACCATCAGCTTCTTCTTCCAAAG AGAATGGAGGTGATGGATGTTACCTGTCTGGGTCCAAAAATTCTCGTGGTGCTGCTTTCGAAACTCCTCAATTTAGGAAGAGACCCGTTGTAACTAGCCGGTTGACTCCAGCTGATAGTTCATCTGCCACCACTGCTAGGAAGAGAAGTCCTTTGAAGAGCAATGACAAGAAACCAAATTCAGCATTGTTCCGGAAGCTAGGCAACAAGAAACCTTCAGACTGGAAAGTTGAGATTGCAGTATCTAATGCTTCTGGAGCTTTTGAGGTTGATTGTAAGGAGAGAAATGAGAATATCCCTGAGGGAAGgagttttgagaaaaataagtTAACAAAGCCTGAAACAAAGCGGGCACTTTTCAGTAAGAATGTTGATGGGTACAAGAATGGATCTCGTGTGGCTCCATGTCAAGAGGAGAGCCCAGCATCTACTGTTGTTGTCAGCAATAATGTTACTGAGGATTTACGTAAGAACCACAAAGAGAGTGAGGATTTATCTTTGATCCGTAACCAACTTGTTCAGATCGAAAATCAGCAATCCAGTCTACTAGATCTCCTGCAG ATGTGCGTGCATGTGCATTTGACACTCTTGCACACAATTGAAGGCTTGAAGTTATAG